The Carassius gibelio isolate Cgi1373 ecotype wild population from Czech Republic chromosome B14, carGib1.2-hapl.c, whole genome shotgun sequence genome has a segment encoding these proteins:
- the zbtb49 gene encoding zinc finger and BTB domain-containing protein 49 isoform X1 — protein sequence MMNSQSVTAPRARASAQMDSVSSHSVYVLQQLQEQRIQGLLCDCMLVVKGVCFKAHKNVLAAFSAYFRSLFQNSPAQKSDVFHLSIQDVGGIGQVLDYMYTSHLELNQDNVHALLEIGQSLQVLNILNMCQAFLKPCVSTEAALSLPAEAAHYQDCVIGGSLPSDTDLHKPLPHGYKLRNFYTRQYLKQSCSFPSEEPLQSSVPAADSAHPCSTDSAHPCSTDPAHPCSSVPAPPCSSDSAHPCSSVPAHPCSTDSAHPCGSDSAHLHVLQPKKTVYLKKFNYLRSHISAEDEGVEHGDPRETTPTRPVHTSDLSVTSDPAEVSELKTTPTAEPDVLRGQVERSEVSSANKYCCEVCGKTFKHPSNLELHKRSHTGEKPFQCNVCGKGFSQAGNLQTHLRRHSGEKPYICELCGKSFAASGDVQRHIIIHSGARPHLCDICGRGFSNFSNLKEHKKTHSTEEEFTCEQCGKSFNMQRKLFKHKLRHSGDKPYSCQTCGKCFAGSGDLQRHVRSHTGERPYTCDTCGKSFTRTAVLRRHRSSHCSRADADASSPAAPLTSAPCRSGEDLSSGALWGRAMKTLQNHTDTEH from the exons ATGATGAACTCACAGAGCGTGACCGCGCCGCGTGCGCGTGCGTCTGCGCAGATGGACAGCGTGAGCAGCCACAGCGTGTACGTGCTGCAGCAGCTGCAGGAGCAGCGCATCCAGGGCCTTCTGTGTGACTGTATGCTGGTGGTGAAGGGCGTCTGCTTCAAAGCACACAAGAACGTGCTCGCGGCCTTCAGCGCGTACTTCAG GTCTCTGTTCCAGAACTCTCCAGCGCAGAAGAGCGATGTTTTCCACCTGTCCATCCAGGACGTGGGCGGCATCGGGCAGGTGTTGGACTACATGTACACCTCACACCTGGAGCTCAACCAGGACAACGTGCACGCGCTTCTGGAGATCGGACAGAGCCtgcag GTGTTGAACATCCTGAACATGTGCCAGGCGTTCCTGAAGCCCTGCGTGTCGACCGAGGCGGCTCTCTCTCTGCCCGCTGAGGCGGCTCACTATCAGGACTGTGTGATCGGAGGATCGTTACCGTCAGACACAGATCTGCACAAGCCTCTGCCTCACGGATACAAGCTCAGGAACTTCTACACCAGACAGTATCTGAAGCAGAGCTGCAGCTTCCCATCGGAGGAGCCACTCCAGAGCAGTGTTCCTGCGGCAGACTCCGCCCACCCGTGCAGCACAGACTCCGCCCACCCGTGCAGCACAGACCCCGCCCACCCGTGCAGCTCAGTCCCCGCCCCCCCATGTAGCTCAGACTCCGCCCACCCATGCAGCTCAGTCCCCGCCCACCCGTGCAGCACCGACTCCGCCCACCCGTGTGGCTCTGACTCCGCCCACCTGCACGTCCTTCAGCCAAAGAAAACTGTTTACCTGAAGAAGTTCAACTACCTGCGCTCACACATCAGTGCAGAGGATGAGGGGGTGGAGCACGGTGACCCACGGGAGACCACTCCCACTCGCCCCGTCCACACCTCTGACCTCTCCGTGACCTCTGACCCTGCAGAAGTGTCCGAGCTGAAAACAACACCTACGGCGGAGCCTGATGTCCTGAGAGGTCAGGTTGAGAGGTCGGAGGTCAGCAGCGCGAACAAATACTGCTGTGAGGTTTGTGGAAAGACGTTCAAACATCCCAGCAACCTAGAGCTGCACAAGCGCTCACACACAG GTGAGAAGCCGTTCCAGTGTAACGTGTGTGGGAAAGGATTCTCACAG gcaggAAACCTGCAGACTCATCTGCGCAGACATTCAGGAGAGAAGCCGTACATCTGTGAGCTCTGTGGGAAGAG CTTCGCAGCGTCCGGAGACGTCCAGCGGCACATCATCATCCACTCGGGAGCGCGGCCGCACCTGTGTGACATCTGTGGACGAG GCTTCAGCAACTTCAGCAACCTGAAGGAGCACAAGAAGACGCACAGCACGGAGGAAGAGTTCACCTGCGAGCAGTGCGGGAAATCCTTCAACATGCAGAGGAAGCTGTTCAAACACAAGCTGAGACACAGCGGAGACAAACCGTACAGCTGCCAGACCTGCG ggaaGTGTTTCGCGGGGTCAGGTGATCTTCAGCGTCACGTGCGCTCTCACACAGGTGAGCGACCCTACACCTGTGACACCTGCGGCAAGAGCTTCACACGCACCGCGGTCCTGCGCAGACACCGCAGCTCTCACTGCAGCCGCGCAGACGCAGACGCCTCCTCCCCGGCTGCGCCGCTCACCAGCGCCCCCTGCAGGAGCGGAGAGGACCTGAGCAGCGGAGCGCTGTGGGGACGAGCCATGAAGACACTGCAGAACCACACCGACACCGAGCACTGA
- the zbtb49 gene encoding zinc finger and BTB domain-containing protein 49 isoform X2 — MDSVSSHSVYVLQQLQEQRIQGLLCDCMLVVKGVCFKAHKNVLAAFSAYFRSLFQNSPAQKSDVFHLSIQDVGGIGQVLDYMYTSHLELNQDNVHALLEIGQSLQVLNILNMCQAFLKPCVSTEAALSLPAEAAHYQDCVIGGSLPSDTDLHKPLPHGYKLRNFYTRQYLKQSCSFPSEEPLQSSVPAADSAHPCSTDSAHPCSTDPAHPCSSVPAPPCSSDSAHPCSSVPAHPCSTDSAHPCGSDSAHLHVLQPKKTVYLKKFNYLRSHISAEDEGVEHGDPRETTPTRPVHTSDLSVTSDPAEVSELKTTPTAEPDVLRGQVERSEVSSANKYCCEVCGKTFKHPSNLELHKRSHTGEKPFQCNVCGKGFSQAGNLQTHLRRHSGEKPYICELCGKSFAASGDVQRHIIIHSGARPHLCDICGRGFSNFSNLKEHKKTHSTEEEFTCEQCGKSFNMQRKLFKHKLRHSGDKPYSCQTCGKCFAGSGDLQRHVRSHTGERPYTCDTCGKSFTRTAVLRRHRSSHCSRADADASSPAAPLTSAPCRSGEDLSSGALWGRAMKTLQNHTDTEH; from the exons ATGGACAGCGTGAGCAGCCACAGCGTGTACGTGCTGCAGCAGCTGCAGGAGCAGCGCATCCAGGGCCTTCTGTGTGACTGTATGCTGGTGGTGAAGGGCGTCTGCTTCAAAGCACACAAGAACGTGCTCGCGGCCTTCAGCGCGTACTTCAG GTCTCTGTTCCAGAACTCTCCAGCGCAGAAGAGCGATGTTTTCCACCTGTCCATCCAGGACGTGGGCGGCATCGGGCAGGTGTTGGACTACATGTACACCTCACACCTGGAGCTCAACCAGGACAACGTGCACGCGCTTCTGGAGATCGGACAGAGCCtgcag GTGTTGAACATCCTGAACATGTGCCAGGCGTTCCTGAAGCCCTGCGTGTCGACCGAGGCGGCTCTCTCTCTGCCCGCTGAGGCGGCTCACTATCAGGACTGTGTGATCGGAGGATCGTTACCGTCAGACACAGATCTGCACAAGCCTCTGCCTCACGGATACAAGCTCAGGAACTTCTACACCAGACAGTATCTGAAGCAGAGCTGCAGCTTCCCATCGGAGGAGCCACTCCAGAGCAGTGTTCCTGCGGCAGACTCCGCCCACCCGTGCAGCACAGACTCCGCCCACCCGTGCAGCACAGACCCCGCCCACCCGTGCAGCTCAGTCCCCGCCCCCCCATGTAGCTCAGACTCCGCCCACCCATGCAGCTCAGTCCCCGCCCACCCGTGCAGCACCGACTCCGCCCACCCGTGTGGCTCTGACTCCGCCCACCTGCACGTCCTTCAGCCAAAGAAAACTGTTTACCTGAAGAAGTTCAACTACCTGCGCTCACACATCAGTGCAGAGGATGAGGGGGTGGAGCACGGTGACCCACGGGAGACCACTCCCACTCGCCCCGTCCACACCTCTGACCTCTCCGTGACCTCTGACCCTGCAGAAGTGTCCGAGCTGAAAACAACACCTACGGCGGAGCCTGATGTCCTGAGAGGTCAGGTTGAGAGGTCGGAGGTCAGCAGCGCGAACAAATACTGCTGTGAGGTTTGTGGAAAGACGTTCAAACATCCCAGCAACCTAGAGCTGCACAAGCGCTCACACACAG GTGAGAAGCCGTTCCAGTGTAACGTGTGTGGGAAAGGATTCTCACAG gcaggAAACCTGCAGACTCATCTGCGCAGACATTCAGGAGAGAAGCCGTACATCTGTGAGCTCTGTGGGAAGAG CTTCGCAGCGTCCGGAGACGTCCAGCGGCACATCATCATCCACTCGGGAGCGCGGCCGCACCTGTGTGACATCTGTGGACGAG GCTTCAGCAACTTCAGCAACCTGAAGGAGCACAAGAAGACGCACAGCACGGAGGAAGAGTTCACCTGCGAGCAGTGCGGGAAATCCTTCAACATGCAGAGGAAGCTGTTCAAACACAAGCTGAGACACAGCGGAGACAAACCGTACAGCTGCCAGACCTGCG ggaaGTGTTTCGCGGGGTCAGGTGATCTTCAGCGTCACGTGCGCTCTCACACAGGTGAGCGACCCTACACCTGTGACACCTGCGGCAAGAGCTTCACACGCACCGCGGTCCTGCGCAGACACCGCAGCTCTCACTGCAGCCGCGCAGACGCAGACGCCTCCTCCCCGGCTGCGCCGCTCACCAGCGCCCCCTGCAGGAGCGGAGAGGACCTGAGCAGCGGAGCGCTGTGGGGACGAGCCATGAAGACACTGCAGAACCACACCGACACCGAGCACTGA
- the zbtb49 gene encoding zinc finger and BTB domain-containing protein 49 isoform X3 has product MMNSQSVTAPRARASAQMDSVSSHSVYVLQQLQEQRIQGLLCDCMLVVKGVCFKAHKNVLAAFSAYFRSLFQNSPAQKSDVFHLSIQDVGGIGQVLDYMYTSHLELNQDNVHALLEIGQSLQVLNILNMCQAFLKPCVSTEAALSLPAEAAHYQDCVIGGSLPSDTDLHKPLPHGYKLRNFYTRQYLKQSCSFPSEEPLQSSVPAADSAHPCSTDSAHPCSTDPAHPCSSVPAPPCSSDSAHPCSSVPAHPCSTDSAHPCGSDSAHLHVLQPKKTVYLKKFNYLRSHISAEDEGVEHGDPRETTPTRPVHTSDLSVTSDPAEVSELKTTPTAEPDVLRGQVERSEVSSANKYCCEVCGKTFKHPSNLELHKRSHTGEKPFQCNVCGKGFSQAGNLQTHLRRHSGEKPYICELCGKSFAASGDVQRHIIIHSGARPHLCDICGRGFSNFSNLKEHKKTHSTEEEFTCEQCGKSFNMQRKLFKHKLRHSGDKPYSCQTCGERPLTPDP; this is encoded by the exons ATGATGAACTCACAGAGCGTGACCGCGCCGCGTGCGCGTGCGTCTGCGCAGATGGACAGCGTGAGCAGCCACAGCGTGTACGTGCTGCAGCAGCTGCAGGAGCAGCGCATCCAGGGCCTTCTGTGTGACTGTATGCTGGTGGTGAAGGGCGTCTGCTTCAAAGCACACAAGAACGTGCTCGCGGCCTTCAGCGCGTACTTCAG GTCTCTGTTCCAGAACTCTCCAGCGCAGAAGAGCGATGTTTTCCACCTGTCCATCCAGGACGTGGGCGGCATCGGGCAGGTGTTGGACTACATGTACACCTCACACCTGGAGCTCAACCAGGACAACGTGCACGCGCTTCTGGAGATCGGACAGAGCCtgcag GTGTTGAACATCCTGAACATGTGCCAGGCGTTCCTGAAGCCCTGCGTGTCGACCGAGGCGGCTCTCTCTCTGCCCGCTGAGGCGGCTCACTATCAGGACTGTGTGATCGGAGGATCGTTACCGTCAGACACAGATCTGCACAAGCCTCTGCCTCACGGATACAAGCTCAGGAACTTCTACACCAGACAGTATCTGAAGCAGAGCTGCAGCTTCCCATCGGAGGAGCCACTCCAGAGCAGTGTTCCTGCGGCAGACTCCGCCCACCCGTGCAGCACAGACTCCGCCCACCCGTGCAGCACAGACCCCGCCCACCCGTGCAGCTCAGTCCCCGCCCCCCCATGTAGCTCAGACTCCGCCCACCCATGCAGCTCAGTCCCCGCCCACCCGTGCAGCACCGACTCCGCCCACCCGTGTGGCTCTGACTCCGCCCACCTGCACGTCCTTCAGCCAAAGAAAACTGTTTACCTGAAGAAGTTCAACTACCTGCGCTCACACATCAGTGCAGAGGATGAGGGGGTGGAGCACGGTGACCCACGGGAGACCACTCCCACTCGCCCCGTCCACACCTCTGACCTCTCCGTGACCTCTGACCCTGCAGAAGTGTCCGAGCTGAAAACAACACCTACGGCGGAGCCTGATGTCCTGAGAGGTCAGGTTGAGAGGTCGGAGGTCAGCAGCGCGAACAAATACTGCTGTGAGGTTTGTGGAAAGACGTTCAAACATCCCAGCAACCTAGAGCTGCACAAGCGCTCACACACAG GTGAGAAGCCGTTCCAGTGTAACGTGTGTGGGAAAGGATTCTCACAG gcaggAAACCTGCAGACTCATCTGCGCAGACATTCAGGAGAGAAGCCGTACATCTGTGAGCTCTGTGGGAAGAG CTTCGCAGCGTCCGGAGACGTCCAGCGGCACATCATCATCCACTCGGGAGCGCGGCCGCACCTGTGTGACATCTGTGGACGAG GCTTCAGCAACTTCAGCAACCTGAAGGAGCACAAGAAGACGCACAGCACGGAGGAAGAGTTCACCTGCGAGCAGTGCGGGAAATCCTTCAACATGCAGAGGAAGCTGTTCAAACACAAGCTGAGACACAGCGGAGACAAACCGTACAGCTGCCAGACCTGCGGTGAGCGACccctgacccctgacccctga
- the lyar gene encoding cell growth-regulating nucleolar protein isoform X2 gives MVVFTCNACGESLKKAQVEKHVLKCRACQVLSCIDCSKDFWGDDYKNHNKCISEDQKYGGKDFQAKANKGDVKQQQWIQRIQQAMEQPDVEPSVWKVLQVVSTHSNVPRKKAKFENWMKNCLKINTPCLLEKVWEICSTTVDSNSNQTVHKTANKNKREEQRDKKNKRKTSDENSEQNGENTDEKQRRKKRKREENGQNADEKSNKKHKKRKQEAVDESLIPEGEEPENQESESNSTGKFNWKGTIKAVLRDAPEEGLAVKKLRKKVLAAYYSFTGDSNYRSEEELLSLFNRKINNNPKFKLLKDRVRLVK, from the exons ATGGTGGTCTTCACGTGTAATGCCTGCGGCGAGTCTCTGAAGAAAGCTCAGGTGGAGAAACACGTGCTCAAGTGCCGCGCCTGTCAGGTTCTGTCCTGCATCGACTGCAGCAAAGACTTCTG GGGCGATGATTACAAGAACCACAACAAGTGCATCAGTGAAGACCAGAAGTACGGCGGTAAAGACTTCCAGGCGAAGGCGAACAAGGGTGATGTGAAGCAGCAGCAGTGGATTCAG AGGATCCAGCAGGCCATGGAGCAGCCTGACGTTGAGCCCAGCGTCTGGAAGGTCCTGCAGGTGGTCAGCACTCACAGTAATGTGCCGCGTAAGAAAGCCAAGTTTGAG AACTGGATGAAGAACTGTCTAAAGATCAACACCCCGTGTTTACTGGAGAAGGTCTGGGAGATTTGCTCAACGACTGTCGACAGT AACAGCAACCAAACCGTCCATAAGACAGCGAACAAAAACAAGAGAGAGGAGCAGAGAGATAAGAAGAACAAGAGAAAGACTTCAGATGAGAATTCAGAGCAGAACGGAGAAAACACAGATGAGAAACAGAGGAGAAAAAAGAGGAAACGAGAGGAGAACGGACAGAACGCAGATGAAAAGAGcaacaaaaaacacaagaaaagaaaacaggagGCGGTTGACG AGAGTCTGATTCCTGAGGGGGAGGAGCCAGAGAACCAGGAGTCTGAGTCAAACTCTACAG ggaagtttaACTGGAAAGGGACGATAAAGGCAGTTCTGAGAGACGCTCCGGAGGAAGGACTCGCTGTCAAGAAACTCCGCAAGAAG GTTCTAGCGGCGTATTACTCTTTCACTGGAGACTCAAACTACAGATCTGAAGAAGAGCTTCTGTCTCTGTTCAACAGAAAGATCAACAACAATCCCAAGTTCAAGCTCCTCAAAGACCGAGTCAGACTGGTGAAATGA
- the lyar gene encoding cell growth-regulating nucleolar protein isoform X1 has product MVVFTCNACGESLKKAQVEKHVLKCRACQVLSCIDCSKDFWGDDYKNHNKCISEDQKYGGKDFQAKANKGDVKQQQWIQRIQQAMEQPDVEPSVWKVLQVVSTHSNVPRKKAKFENWMKNCLKINTPCLLEKVWEICSTTVDSNSNQTVHKTANKNKREEQRDKKNKRKTSDENSEQNGENTDEKQRRKKRKREENGQNADEKSNKKHKKRKQEAVDESLNPEGEEPESLIPEGEEPENQESESNSTGKFNWKGTIKAVLRDAPEEGLAVKKLRKKVLAAYYSFTGDSNYRSEEELLSLFNRKINNNPKFKLLKDRVRLVK; this is encoded by the exons ATGGTGGTCTTCACGTGTAATGCCTGCGGCGAGTCTCTGAAGAAAGCTCAGGTGGAGAAACACGTGCTCAAGTGCCGCGCCTGTCAGGTTCTGTCCTGCATCGACTGCAGCAAAGACTTCTG GGGCGATGATTACAAGAACCACAACAAGTGCATCAGTGAAGACCAGAAGTACGGCGGTAAAGACTTCCAGGCGAAGGCGAACAAGGGTGATGTGAAGCAGCAGCAGTGGATTCAG AGGATCCAGCAGGCCATGGAGCAGCCTGACGTTGAGCCCAGCGTCTGGAAGGTCCTGCAGGTGGTCAGCACTCACAGTAATGTGCCGCGTAAGAAAGCCAAGTTTGAG AACTGGATGAAGAACTGTCTAAAGATCAACACCCCGTGTTTACTGGAGAAGGTCTGGGAGATTTGCTCAACGACTGTCGACAGT AACAGCAACCAAACCGTCCATAAGACAGCGAACAAAAACAAGAGAGAGGAGCAGAGAGATAAGAAGAACAAGAGAAAGACTTCAGATGAGAATTCAGAGCAGAACGGAGAAAACACAGATGAGAAACAGAGGAGAAAAAAGAGGAAACGAGAGGAGAACGGACAGAACGCAGATGAAAAGAGcaacaaaaaacacaagaaaagaaaacaggagGCGGTTGACG AGAGTCTGAATCCTGAGGGGGAGGAGCCAGAGAGTCTGATTCCTGAGGGGGAGGAGCCAGAGAACCAGGAGTCTGAGTCAAACTCTACAG ggaagtttaACTGGAAAGGGACGATAAAGGCAGTTCTGAGAGACGCTCCGGAGGAAGGACTCGCTGTCAAGAAACTCCGCAAGAAG GTTCTAGCGGCGTATTACTCTTTCACTGGAGACTCAAACTACAGATCTGAAGAAGAGCTTCTGTCTCTGTTCAACAGAAAGATCAACAACAATCCCAAGTTCAAGCTCCTCAAAGACCGAGTCAGACTGGTGAAATGA
- the LOC127971434 gene encoding proton channel OTOP1-like, which yields MVEHSGLDIVCLNKYSPASSSSSSSSSSSNAEKKLFSKLKVSLTKKYPQKNAETLSAQYGTNLLLIGVSVMLALAQHGPAVKKEHLLAFITALMLVQLVWMLCYMIRRERERGPVPERDAHAGTSWIRGGLTMLALLSLIMDAFRIGYFVGYHSCISAVLGVYPIVHALHTISQVHFLWFHIRDVIKKYETFERFGVIHAVFTNLLLWCNGVMSEAEHFLNNHRRRLTALGYANLSTVEAEPHCNCTTSVCSMFSTSLYYLYPFNIEYHIFVSAMLLVMWKNIGRTLDLHSNRKRPSTRSPGLLLGPMLGLLGLACSVTMLVVYLMKVEKSPQAAVSMFYCYGVVMLSCMCVASGAGLLVYRLEAWPMDTGSNPSRALDTELLLGSSLGSWLMSWCSVVAVAAAGPGSPSFRWTCLVYSLLLVLEKCVQNLFIVESLYRRRRDPDEPLATEVFCVRPPYDGIVNRGYETTLEGETPESRAAFSRKQTDVTRPVGNRINVTPGRKRQILKNITIFLFMCNISLWILPAFGCRPQYDSGLEQETFGYSVWTTVLNLAIPMNLFYRMHSVASLFEVFRKV from the exons ATGGTGGAGCACAGCGGCCTGGACATCGTGTGTCTGAACAAATACAGCCCcgcttcctcctcttcctcctcctcctcctcctcatcgaACGCGGAGAAGAAACTTTTCTCCAAGCTCAAGGTGAGTTTGACCAAGAAGTACCCGCAGAAGAACGCGGAGACGCTGAGCGCGCAGTACGGAACCAACCTGCTGCTGATCGGCGTGTCCGTGATGCTCGCGCTCGCCCAGCACGGTCCCGCGGTGAAGAAGGAGCACCTGCTGGCCTTCATCACGGCTCTGATGCTCGTGCAGCTCGTGTGGATGCTCTGCTACATGATCCGGAGGGAACGGGAGCGCGGTCCGGTGCCGGAGAGGGACGCGCACGCGGGCACCAGCTGGATCCGAG GGGGGCTGACGATGCTGGCGTTGCTGTCGCTCATCATGGACGCGTTCCGCATCGGATATTTCGTCGGATATCATTCATGCATCTCCGCCGTGCTCGGAGTCTATCCTATCGTGCACGCGCTGCACACCATATCTCAG GTGCATTTCCTCTGGTTCCACATCAGAGATGTCATCAAGAAATATGAAACGTTTGAAAG GTTTGGAGTGATTCACGCCGTCTTCACTAACCTGCTGCTGTGGTGTAATGGAGTGATGTCAGAAGCGGAGCATTTTCTCAACAACCACAGGAGACGCCTGACTGCGCTGGGATATGCCAATCTctccacag tggAAGCGGAGCCGCACTGTAACTGCACCACCAGCGTCTGCTCCATGTTCTCCACCAGCCTCTACTACCTGTACCCCTTCAACATCGAGTACCACATCTTCGTCTCGGCCATGCTGTTGGTGATGTGGAAGAACATCGGCCGCACGCTGGACCTCCACAGCAACCGCAAGCGTCCCAGTACGAGGAGCCCGGGTCTGCTGCTCGGCCCCATGCTGGGTTTGCTGGGGCTGGCCTGCTCCGTCACCATGCTGGTGGTGTACCTGATGAAG GTGGAGAAGTCTCCGCAGGCCGCCGTCTCCATGTTCTACTGCTACGGCGTGGTGATGCTGAGCTGCATGTGTGTTGCGAGCGGAGCCGGGCTGCTGGTGTACCGTCTGGAGGCCTGGCCCATGGACACGGGTTCGAACCCGTCGCGTGCGCTGGACACGGAGCTGCTGCTGGGCTCGTCGCTGGGCTCCTGGCTGATGTCGTGGTGCAGTGTGGTGGCGGTGGCAGCGGCTGGGCCCGGCTCTCCGAGCTTCCGCTGGACCTGTCTGGTGTACTCACTGCTGCTGGTGCTGGAGAAGTGTGTGCAGAACCTGTTCATCGTGGAGTCGCTGTACCGCAGACGCAGGGATCCGGACGAACCGCTTGCAACCGAGGTGTTCTGTGTCAGGCCGCCGTACGATGGCATCGTGAACCGCGGCTACGAGACGACCCTGGAGGGAGAGACGCCCGAGAGCAGAGCAGCCTTCAGCAGGAAGCAGACGGACGTCACACGTCCTGTGGGGAACCGGATCAACGTGACGCCCGGGAGGAAGAGACAGATCCTGAAGAACATCACCATCTTCCTCTTCATGTGCAACATCTCG CTGTGGATTCTCCCTGCCTTCGGATGCCGTCCTCAGTATGACAGCGGTCTGGAGCAGGAGACCTTCGGGTACAGCGTCTGGACCACGGTGCTGAACCTGGCCATCCCCATGAACCTCTTCTACCGCATGCACTCGGTGGCGTCGCTCTTCGAGGTCTTCAGGAAGGTTTGA